Proteins encoded within one genomic window of Lynx canadensis isolate LIC74 chromosome B4, mLynCan4.pri.v2, whole genome shotgun sequence:
- the AQP5 gene encoding aquaporin-5 has product MKKEVCSVAFLKAVFAEFLATLIFVFFGLGSALKWPSALPSILQISLAFGLAIGTLAQALGPVSGGHINPAITLALLVGNQISLLRAVFYVVAQLVGAIAGAGILYGLAPINARGNLAINALNNNTTQGQAMVVELILTFQLALCVFSSTDSRRTSPVGSPALSIGLSVTLGHLVGIYFTGCSMNPARSFGPAVVMKRFSPAHWVFWVGPIVGAILAAILYFYLLFPNSLSLSERVAVVKGTYEPEEDWEEQREERKKTMELTAR; this is encoded by the exons ATGAAGAAAGAGGTGTGCTCCGTGGCCTTCCTCAAGGCCGTGTTCGCGGAGTTCCTGGCCACCCTCATCTTCGTCTTCTTCGGCCTTGGCTCGGCCCTCAAGTGGCCGTCGGCGCTGCCCAGCATCCTGCAGATCTCGCTGGCCTTCGGCCTGGCCATAGGCACCCTGGCCCAGGCCCTGGGACCCGTGAGCGGAGGCCACATCAACCCCGCCATCACCCTGGCCCTCCTAGTGGGCAACCAGATCTCCCTGCTCCGGGCTGTCTTCTACGTGGTGGCCCAGCTGGTGGGTGCCATTGCCGGGGCCGGCATCCTCTATGGGCTGGCACCAATCAATGCCCGTGGCAATCTGGCCATCAACGCG CtcaacaacaacacaacacagGGTCAAGCTATGGTGGTGGAGCTGATTCTGACTTTCCAGCTGGCGCTCTGCGTCTTCTCCTCCACGGACTCCCGCCGCACCAGTCCTGTGGGCTCTCCAGCCCTGTCCATCGGCCTGTCTGTCACACTGGGCCACCTCGTGGGG aTCTACTTCACTGGCTGCTCCATGAACCCAGCCCGCTCTTTCGGCCCCGCAGTGGTCATGAAGCGCTTCAGCCCCGCTCACTGG gtTTTCTGGGTAGGGCCCATTGTGGGGGCCATCCTGGCTGCCATCCTCTACTTCTACCTGCTCTTCCCCAACTCCCTGAGCCTGAGCGAGCGCGTGGCCGTCGTCAAGGGCACGTATGAGCCTGAGGAGGACTGGGAGGAACAGCGAGAGGAGCGAAAGAAGACCATGGAGCTGACCGCCCGCTGA
- the AQP2 gene encoding aquaporin-2, whose product MWELRSIAFSRAVFAEFLATLLFVFFGLGSALNWPKALPSVLQIAMAFGLGIGTLVQALGHVSGAHINPAVTVACLVGCHVSFLRAAFYVAAQLLGAVAGAALLHEITPPDIRGDLAVNALNNNTTAGQAVTVELFLTLQLVLCIFASTDERRGDNLGTPALSIGFSVTLGHLLGIYYTGCSMNPARSLAPAVVTGKFDDHWVFWIGPLVGAILGSLLYNYVLFPPAKSLAERLAVLKGLEPDADWEEREVRRRQSVELHSPQSLPRGSKA is encoded by the exons ATGTGGGAACTCCGGTCCATAGCCTTCTCCAGGGCGGTGTTTGCAGAGTTCCTGGCCACACTCCTCTTCGTCTTCTTTGGCCTCGGCTCGGCCCTCAACTGGCCAAAGGCTCTGCCCTCTGTGCTGCAGATCGCCATGGCCTTCGGCCTGGGTATCGGCACACTGGTGCAGGCTCTGGGCCACGTCAGTGGGGCTCACATCAATCCTGCCGTGACTGTGGCCTGCCTAGTAGGCTGCCACGTCTCCTTTCTCCGAGCTGCCTTCTACGTGGCCGCCCAGCTGCTGGGGGCTGTGGCAGGGGCTGCTCTGCTCCATGAGATTACGCCACCAGACATCCGAGGGGACCTGGCTGTTAATGCA cTCAACAACAACACGACAGCTGGCCAGGCCGTTACCGTGGAGCTTTTCCTGACCCTGCAGCTGGTGCTCTGCATCTTTGCTTCCACAGACGAGCGTCGCGGAGACAACCTGGGCACGCCTGCCCTCTCCATCGGTTtctctgtgaccctgggccaCCTCCTTGGG ATCTACTACACTGGCTGCTCCATGAATCCCGCCCGCTCCCTGGCTCCTGCTGTTGTCACCGGCAAGTTTGATGACCACTGG GTCTTCTGGATCGGACCCCTGGTGGGCGCCATCCTGGGCTCCCTGCTCTACAACTACGTCCTGTTCCCGCCGGCCAAGAGCCTGGCGGAGCGCCTGGCCGTGCTCAAGGGGCTGGAGCCCGACGCCGACTGGGAGGAGCGCGAGGTGCGGCGGCGGCAGTCGGTGGAGCTGCACTCGCCGCAGAGCCTCCCGCGGGGCAGCAAGGCCTGA